A section of the Pseudovibrio sp. M1P-2-3 genome encodes:
- a CDS encoding cadherin-like domain-containing protein, translating to MGARLSTDGGLTFQASEAVNGVLSFKGDASDLSSLVLSLPAISPETEELSITGSLRVETDEGGDETLDFAISNDRIIEDAAAIEDGSGVGVTVDVGFSASALHTSQIGSDWDQAEAVTIAFDRLPEGTFSNVGTLDLDGLTWTGTINEANDLSLTFPQDYSTSNLAGIGNDNLIVNGSFEDADLGSRSWGSFVDGVGVAGWEGGRIEIQDEGLGFNATDGRQWMELDAEREVDTIYQDIQTEAGQTYQLTFDVATRVWESSTFDVVWNGESIATVNPAWGQGWSTITLSVEGTGGVDRLAFTELASQNNAFGALIDNVGLFETGVVEDKPIELTTSINTTGDPLTFESSLVIEPTVDIAIETRDFNLQETDAEIIINPADHVAIVTTDSDGSEMLETISMVISNFPEEATASHGTVDADGNYQFTGIPAEFESLTLTFARDYATQSDQGPLIGEVSATSNEGVSTTSSFKVDIAVEGDLELNYSQAMDLSSGKATITLQETGQGSEGLNISLGDYFNAQVTDQDHSENIVTLTLLMNGLPEGTLLSTDGGTTFQNTGISNGTLDYWGAHNEISEVVLKLPADFSTTNPASELNGQLTVNTDEHGVATKVFTVAVKHDADIQLSANDITAYEDASGAGVVVDLNISASITDADGSEGSNQTADTVTITFENLPSSTGASHGSLNTQSGVWTGSVQEANALSLEFAEHYSTTSPPEGIAAGPISYDIKIVTPEGERSTSASMTINAQEDIELTYENITTTEDSYTELPFNLSVEVLDTDLSEIQQEPIQIHFTGLPDPAFFNGGTFEAEAGLWQGTVAEFEALALSGVPQHFSGKITAQITATSNEGSDTATFAIGVLPVAEPSITLSVTAQASEGDIRIVKEETPFTVHIAANTADMDGSEMLSFVVLSNTPQGWLTTTSDGSVDLNAFSSGAEFIQSANYDANSGDLTITLVEDLVEWSGDLTLTPSANESLDVESLMGGELTVTVTSVDRATGLPDSVETASSFVDVDVDAVIDKPLLKDQDRTLTEDLDSLGNSKIRITQLKLGDTDGSEKYGALTLTITADETGSQEFSISDSVTLYSSASSQKGSIVLLHSDAAQATYSVTQPENVSDAQFEGFVKNLRISYPQNFSGVFSVDGKLDVHETIAEGDNEYDLTDNSIEIAFDTTITVQPKAEALLTVTVSPAEDGFSTSPQADLTKSVSATVGQDAPTVEIYEDSSFTLQVQAATPDKDGSEDLFEILINNVPNEWFAYSDQGTVDPTLFGADADKVESATYDAQTGQLTLVMEQGVQEFEGALLLTPIAHDDRDVDAADSLKGQDSSGFFGDISVDLTVTDTRNMEASLQNTTTVSVSVDVNVEAVNDLSTLGDVFAVTEAAVDAAGGWLPIPLSPQNPDVEGSETIETVGIYGIPRGVVVFYENETGALTPAKLMGVDTTTGTTDWALENGQWSSAVLRGIPEHFSGVLTSDPVSGQPIRSDDGTTSITARVLTREFNDGETGQTDTGQLVIEVTPSIDGGQPDQTFNAFEDQAFRPNLDGNLIDISDDSPEELIGDVVLSLDEGATNSVGQEVRFFLGVDEPSAEEIFANEAGELRIDSSRIGELYILPPKDSNEDFSLGVEYSIRESTNPDGPTKTESGTLNINVKGVADTPEVTAPEEAYVGNDNSTFLLDSSVGGEAGAATRLGGMMTELMPDGINYDGSENLYFVITGDSLSTMAQQNGPTVAAPAVSFVNGVDTGAGAVIVSASDIGNLSFIPVNVEGTTDYEFTLRAIVVEDDEKVPTGTSVIEASALPGVAISEADFFVRVTDQNGHNGVGGGGYGSNPPVTPELPEPPDVAISPIVGSEDEEAMFNVILNNYGGDFSQIPQEGSIEITGVPQGSVIRAEPADAVSYNPISGSYFINHASANSETNYYIEFPENMSSADSPVDGLETMSVLSQSLNARFGLYESVEQVTSVYIDPVADGPTVQVHSSGGYEDTAIPIVISVGLVDQGETLGDGIELSLQANQGVLADSNGAPLVPSSVSNGQLYYEVSSDTTNLTLLPTLHLHGDIPITVTATSVEPNGDSASTTSTVTVPVEAVADVGIVTFDSHLETGVEDGEELPVAATLEDVSLLVDNVIATSTPDVDGSEVYSVTLAGLPDFLSVNVGTDNGLDESGLRSFTMTPEEYALLEISLTEANVHMDGVTLPEQVRLTVEVNTLELSNGDTNTGSADFLFKVLPDADAPNVSVTSTETGEDVAIALEISGELSDTSEVLSHFIIRDIPDGAQILVDGAAIATGPEEAHIEAAGINSVSFKPAPDSAETITLQIVSVSLEPTVEDPSAANATEESEPAALTITVTPQADVDLQVDVADVAQSGSVLEVDFGLSAIVTDSVGPETEHLEVITLSFNNLPEGATFNSGSLSADGQELSLSRGSYGSDQAFVSALAAIVALVPADFFGEISGTAQATTSEGKGSVVDFSTTINAQPHANADTVLDGQGYGNFTITETSLLENYSDPDSQNLSVINLQTNSSNASLAQGEDAGTWVLTVAEGFEGQVDLTYQVTDNENSPAQVDAVATVLADNELELQMSATDLQVDVADGESANLLSNVTGSEDTFDVAEGTSGNDAVIIDESSTYADVDAFSTLGGQDLVDLSFAYEGYTVNLGSGNDIAIGSSGADTLVGGLGRDILDGGLGGDTLIGGEGADNFLINNLDALDAIADYSAEQGDVIDLSALLEVNGDVSDFVQFNNNTGEISVDQDGTGSQQGYEVAVTLDMIPTNVIINVTDDSSDGNVIL from the coding sequence ATGGGAGCGCGCCTGTCTACAGATGGCGGGTTAACATTTCAAGCAAGTGAAGCGGTGAACGGAGTACTTTCTTTCAAGGGAGATGCCAGTGATCTCAGTTCGCTTGTGTTATCTTTACCGGCTATTTCCCCAGAAACGGAAGAACTTTCCATCACTGGATCGTTGAGAGTTGAAACAGATGAAGGCGGCGACGAAACGCTAGATTTTGCTATCAGTAATGATCGCATTATTGAAGATGCGGCGGCAATTGAAGATGGTTCGGGAGTAGGCGTCACTGTTGATGTTGGTTTTTCCGCAAGTGCATTACATACATCCCAAATCGGGTCGGACTGGGATCAAGCCGAAGCCGTCACTATCGCGTTCGACAGGCTACCGGAAGGTACTTTTTCCAATGTTGGTACACTTGATCTGGATGGCCTCACATGGACAGGCACCATTAATGAGGCTAACGATTTAAGCCTTACATTCCCGCAAGACTATTCCACCTCCAATCTTGCCGGGATAGGCAACGACAATTTGATCGTCAACGGGTCATTCGAAGACGCGGATCTGGGTAGCCGCTCATGGGGTTCGTTTGTTGATGGTGTGGGTGTTGCTGGCTGGGAAGGCGGGCGTATTGAGATACAAGATGAAGGTCTTGGGTTCAACGCCACCGATGGTAGACAGTGGATGGAACTGGACGCAGAGCGGGAGGTGGACACCATCTATCAAGATATCCAGACAGAGGCCGGACAGACTTATCAGCTTACTTTTGATGTGGCCACCCGTGTGTGGGAATCCAGTACTTTCGATGTGGTATGGAATGGTGAATCCATTGCCACAGTCAATCCTGCATGGGGGCAGGGGTGGTCAACGATAACGCTTTCAGTAGAAGGGACTGGCGGGGTTGACAGATTAGCATTTACTGAACTGGCTTCACAAAACAACGCTTTTGGGGCTCTGATCGATAATGTTGGACTATTTGAAACCGGTGTTGTGGAAGATAAACCCATAGAGCTAACGACTTCTATCAATACAACGGGAGATCCACTCACCTTTGAAAGCTCGCTGGTTATCGAGCCCACAGTCGATATTGCCATTGAAACCCGTGACTTTAACCTACAAGAGACGGATGCGGAGATTATCATTAATCCGGCCGATCACGTTGCCATTGTTACTACCGATAGTGACGGGTCGGAGATGTTGGAGACGATTTCTATGGTTATCTCCAATTTTCCTGAAGAGGCAACTGCCAGTCATGGAACAGTAGATGCCGACGGCAATTATCAGTTCACTGGAATTCCTGCTGAGTTTGAGAGTCTAACCCTGACTTTCGCTCGCGATTACGCCACCCAATCCGACCAAGGCCCCTTGATTGGGGAAGTTAGTGCGACCTCTAATGAGGGTGTAAGTACAACTTCCTCCTTTAAAGTTGATATCGCCGTTGAAGGAGATTTAGAGCTTAACTATTCTCAGGCCATGGACCTGAGTAGCGGCAAGGCCACAATCACTCTTCAGGAAACGGGTCAGGGCAGTGAGGGGCTCAATATTTCGCTTGGTGATTACTTTAATGCACAGGTCACGGATCAGGATCACTCCGAGAACATTGTCACTCTAACTCTTTTGATGAATGGGCTGCCTGAGGGAACTCTGCTCTCAACCGACGGGGGAACAACGTTCCAAAACACCGGCATTTCAAATGGTACCTTAGATTACTGGGGTGCGCATAATGAAATAAGCGAGGTAGTCCTGAAACTTCCAGCTGATTTTTCGACAACTAATCCCGCCAGTGAATTAAATGGGCAATTGACAGTCAATACGGATGAGCATGGAGTTGCTACTAAAGTCTTCACCGTCGCTGTGAAACACGACGCAGATATTCAATTGAGTGCCAATGACATCACAGCCTATGAAGATGCCAGTGGGGCTGGTGTGGTTGTGGACTTGAACATCAGTGCCTCAATAACTGATGCAGATGGATCCGAAGGGTCCAACCAGACAGCGGACACAGTTACTATTACCTTTGAGAACTTGCCCTCCTCGACAGGCGCTTCCCATGGCTCCTTGAATACGCAAAGCGGCGTGTGGACCGGATCTGTGCAAGAGGCCAACGCCCTATCTCTTGAATTTGCCGAGCACTATTCCACCACCAGTCCACCAGAGGGAATAGCTGCTGGACCTATTAGCTATGATATCAAAATTGTTACTCCTGAGGGAGAGCGTTCCACTTCAGCCTCTATGACAATCAACGCTCAGGAAGATATAGAGTTAACCTATGAGAATATAACCACTACAGAAGACAGCTACACCGAACTTCCTTTCAACCTCAGCGTTGAGGTGCTGGATACGGATCTCTCCGAGATACAACAGGAACCCATTCAGATTCACTTTACAGGACTGCCTGACCCCGCGTTTTTCAATGGCGGTACTTTTGAGGCAGAAGCCGGACTATGGCAGGGAACTGTTGCAGAGTTTGAAGCTCTCGCTCTTTCAGGTGTGCCTCAGCATTTTTCCGGAAAGATAACTGCACAGATCACGGCAACTTCCAATGAGGGCAGTGATACAGCCACTTTTGCTATTGGCGTTCTACCCGTAGCGGAGCCCTCAATCACCCTGTCTGTCACTGCGCAAGCCTCTGAAGGGGACATTCGGATCGTGAAGGAAGAGACTCCGTTTACGGTGCACATTGCAGCCAATACAGCGGATATGGATGGTTCTGAAATGCTGTCCTTTGTTGTCCTATCCAATACCCCGCAAGGTTGGTTGACCACGACGTCTGACGGCAGTGTGGACCTTAACGCGTTTTCCTCTGGGGCAGAGTTTATTCAATCAGCTAATTATGATGCAAATAGCGGTGATTTGACCATTACTCTAGTGGAAGATTTAGTGGAATGGTCTGGTGATTTGACCCTGACCCCCAGTGCAAATGAATCTTTGGATGTAGAAAGCCTGATGGGTGGCGAGCTGACGGTAACTGTCACAAGTGTGGACCGCGCCACGGGCCTTCCAGATTCTGTAGAGACTGCCAGCAGTTTCGTTGATGTGGACGTAGATGCAGTCATAGATAAACCATTGTTGAAGGATCAAGATCGCACCCTCACGGAAGATCTAGATTCTCTGGGGAACTCCAAAATTCGTATTACCCAGCTTAAACTAGGTGATACAGATGGCTCTGAAAAGTATGGCGCTCTCACACTGACCATTACAGCGGACGAGACCGGTTCCCAAGAGTTCTCGATCTCTGATAGCGTGACGTTGTACTCTTCGGCAAGTTCCCAAAAGGGCTCGATTGTTCTACTTCACAGTGACGCCGCTCAGGCAACCTATTCGGTTACCCAACCGGAAAACGTCAGTGATGCTCAATTTGAAGGTTTCGTTAAAAACCTGCGTATCTCCTACCCGCAAAACTTTAGCGGCGTATTCAGTGTGGATGGCAAGCTGGACGTTCATGAAACAATCGCAGAGGGTGATAATGAATATGATCTGACAGATAATTCAATTGAAATTGCCTTCGATACTACGATTACGGTACAGCCGAAAGCTGAAGCTCTGCTGACAGTGACAGTCAGTCCTGCTGAAGATGGCTTCAGCACCTCACCTCAAGCAGATCTTACAAAAAGTGTTTCCGCGACTGTTGGGCAAGATGCACCAACCGTAGAGATCTACGAGGACAGCTCCTTCACACTTCAAGTGCAGGCTGCAACACCTGATAAAGATGGTTCCGAAGATCTATTTGAGATTTTGATCAATAATGTGCCCAACGAATGGTTTGCCTATAGTGACCAAGGTACTGTTGATCCCACCCTATTTGGGGCAGATGCGGACAAAGTTGAAAGCGCCACATATGACGCCCAGACCGGCCAGCTTACATTGGTCATGGAACAGGGAGTACAGGAATTTGAAGGTGCATTGCTTCTCACTCCTATTGCCCACGACGACCGAGATGTGGATGCAGCAGATAGTCTGAAAGGACAAGATTCCAGTGGCTTCTTTGGTGATATATCCGTAGATTTGACAGTAACCGATACCCGCAATATGGAAGCTAGCCTACAAAATACTACTACGGTTTCTGTTTCTGTGGATGTTAATGTGGAAGCGGTAAATGACCTCTCCACTTTAGGGGATGTTTTTGCGGTGACTGAAGCTGCAGTAGATGCTGCAGGTGGTTGGTTACCCATTCCCCTTTCTCCACAAAACCCGGATGTGGAAGGTTCCGAAACCATTGAAACGGTAGGTATTTATGGCATTCCTAGAGGCGTTGTTGTCTTTTACGAAAATGAGACAGGAGCCTTAACACCTGCGAAACTTATGGGAGTTGATACCACTACTGGAACAACAGACTGGGCTTTGGAAAATGGCCAGTGGAGTAGTGCAGTTCTACGTGGGATACCGGAACATTTTTCAGGTGTACTGACATCAGACCCAGTGTCAGGGCAACCTATACGCAGTGATGATGGTACGACCTCAATTACTGCCCGTGTTCTCACTCGTGAGTTTAATGATGGTGAAACCGGACAGACCGATACGGGTCAGTTGGTTATTGAGGTCACTCCGTCCATTGACGGTGGTCAACCGGACCAAACTTTCAATGCTTTTGAAGATCAGGCCTTCCGGCCAAATCTTGATGGAAATCTCATTGATATTTCGGATGATTCTCCTGAAGAGCTTATCGGGGATGTCGTCTTAAGCCTTGATGAGGGAGCGACCAATTCAGTTGGACAGGAAGTACGCTTTTTCCTTGGCGTTGATGAGCCAAGTGCAGAGGAGATCTTTGCCAATGAAGCTGGCGAACTGCGCATCGATTCAAGTAGAATTGGTGAGTTGTACATCTTACCTCCCAAAGACAGTAATGAGGACTTTTCTTTGGGTGTTGAATACAGCATTCGCGAATCTACTAATCCAGATGGGCCTACAAAAACCGAGAGTGGTACCTTAAATATTAATGTAAAAGGGGTCGCGGATACACCGGAAGTTACTGCCCCGGAAGAGGCCTACGTTGGCAACGACAATAGTACCTTCCTTCTTGATAGCTCAGTTGGAGGCGAGGCAGGTGCAGCCACACGTCTTGGCGGTATGATGACCGAGCTTATGCCCGACGGTATCAACTATGATGGCTCAGAAAATCTCTACTTCGTTATCACAGGCGACAGTCTGTCCACAATGGCCCAACAAAATGGACCAACCGTAGCAGCCCCTGCCGTCTCTTTCGTAAACGGAGTGGATACCGGTGCGGGGGCGGTCATCGTTTCGGCATCTGATATCGGCAATCTGAGTTTCATCCCTGTCAATGTCGAGGGTACCACAGACTACGAGTTTACGTTGCGCGCTATCGTGGTTGAAGATGATGAAAAAGTCCCTACAGGAACATCTGTAATCGAGGCTTCAGCCCTACCCGGCGTTGCCATTTCTGAAGCAGACTTCTTTGTCCGTGTTACGGATCAAAATGGTCACAATGGTGTCGGCGGAGGTGGCTACGGTTCTAATCCTCCCGTTACTCCAGAGCTGCCCGAGCCGCCGGATGTGGCCATCTCCCCCATCGTTGGGAGCGAGGACGAAGAAGCTATGTTTAACGTAATTCTCAATAATTATGGCGGGGATTTCTCGCAGATTCCGCAAGAGGGTTCCATCGAAATTACAGGAGTGCCTCAAGGATCGGTGATCCGTGCAGAGCCGGCTGATGCGGTCAGCTATAACCCTATTTCGGGTTCCTACTTCATAAACCATGCTTCTGCAAATTCAGAGACCAACTACTACATAGAGTTTCCCGAGAATATGTCGAGCGCAGACTCGCCAGTAGATGGTCTAGAAACCATGTCTGTTCTTTCACAGTCTCTAAATGCCCGGTTCGGACTTTATGAAAGTGTTGAGCAGGTCACCAGTGTTTACATTGATCCAGTGGCGGATGGCCCAACAGTGCAAGTCCACTCTTCAGGAGGCTATGAGGACACGGCCATTCCCATCGTGATCTCCGTGGGACTAGTGGATCAAGGAGAAACACTGGGCGATGGTATAGAACTCTCCCTTCAGGCAAACCAAGGCGTTCTTGCGGATAGCAACGGAGCACCACTCGTTCCCAGCAGTGTATCCAATGGTCAATTGTACTATGAAGTATCCAGTGATACCACAAATCTCACCTTGCTCCCCACTTTGCACCTGCATGGCGATATTCCTATAACTGTAACAGCCACCTCAGTGGAACCTAACGGAGACAGCGCCTCCACCACTTCAACAGTGACAGTACCTGTGGAAGCGGTCGCAGATGTCGGCATTGTTACCTTCGATTCTCATCTTGAGACAGGTGTTGAGGATGGAGAAGAATTGCCAGTAGCCGCAACGCTAGAGGATGTGAGTTTGCTGGTTGACAACGTCATCGCAACCTCCACGCCTGATGTGGATGGATCTGAGGTTTACAGTGTAACACTTGCAGGCCTTCCTGATTTTCTGAGTGTGAATGTGGGCACTGACAACGGACTTGACGAAAGTGGCCTGCGCAGCTTCACCATGACCCCTGAAGAATATGCTCTCCTTGAGATTAGCCTTACTGAAGCGAATGTTCATATGGACGGCGTCACGTTACCCGAACAGGTACGATTGACGGTGGAAGTGAATACTCTGGAATTATCTAATGGGGATACCAACACAGGGTCTGCGGATTTTCTCTTCAAAGTCCTTCCGGATGCTGATGCTCCAAACGTCAGCGTAACCAGTACCGAAACAGGGGAAGATGTTGCCATTGCTCTCGAAATCTCAGGGGAATTGAGCGATACATCTGAAGTTCTAAGCCACTTTATCATTCGAGATATCCCGGACGGGGCACAAATCTTAGTGGACGGGGCGGCCATTGCCACTGGACCCGAAGAGGCACATATTGAGGCTGCAGGCATTAATAGTGTCAGTTTCAAACCTGCTCCCGACAGCGCTGAGACGATTACATTACAAATTGTGTCTGTCTCATTGGAGCCTACAGTCGAAGATCCTTCAGCAGCCAACGCCACTGAAGAATCCGAACCGGCTGCGCTTACCATCACCGTTACTCCTCAAGCAGATGTAGATCTGCAAGTTGATGTGGCTGATGTGGCGCAAAGCGGTAGCGTTCTGGAGGTTGATTTTGGTCTAAGTGCCATCGTGACAGACAGTGTGGGGCCAGAAACTGAACATCTGGAAGTCATTACACTATCATTTAATAATCTACCAGAAGGTGCCACTTTTAATAGTGGTAGTTTGTCTGCAGATGGGCAGGAGCTCTCTCTCTCTCGTGGCTCCTATGGCAGTGATCAGGCCTTTGTCAGCGCCCTTGCGGCTATCGTGGCCCTTGTGCCTGCAGATTTCTTTGGGGAGATTAGTGGTACAGCCCAAGCAACAACCAGTGAAGGGAAAGGCTCTGTCGTCGATTTTAGTACCACGATCAATGCCCAGCCACACGCTAACGCTGACACAGTGCTGGACGGTCAAGGGTACGGAAACTTCACAATCACTGAAACCAGCCTGCTGGAAAATTATAGTGATCCAGACTCGCAGAATCTCTCCGTAATCAACCTGCAAACCAACTCCAGCAACGCATCCCTTGCACAAGGGGAAGATGCCGGAACATGGGTTCTAACAGTAGCAGAAGGCTTTGAGGGGCAAGTAGACCTTACATACCAAGTTACTGACAATGAAAACTCACCCGCTCAGGTGGATGCCGTGGCCACTGTTCTGGCTGATAACGAGCTTGAGTTACAGATGAGCGCTACGGATTTACAAGTTGATGTGGCCGATGGTGAGAGTGCAAATCTCCTAAGCAATGTTACGGGGTCAGAAGACACGTTTGATGTGGCAGAGGGAACCAGCGGAAATGATGCTGTTATCATTGATGAGAGTTCCACATACGCTGACGTTGATGCATTTAGTACTCTTGGCGGACAAGATCTTGTAGACCTGAGTTTTGCCTATGAAGGCTATACGGTCAATCTTGGCTCGGGGAATGATATTGCTATCGGTTCAAGCGGTGCAGATACTCTTGTTGGAGGTCTTGGACGTGATATTCTGGATGGCGGCTTGGGGGGGGATACTTTGATTGGCGGTGAAGGGGCTGATAATTTCTTGATCAATAATCTCGATGCCCTTGACGCCATCGCCGACTACTCTGCCGAACAAGGAGATGTAATTGACCTCTCTGCCCTATTAGAAGTAAACGGTGATGTGAGTGACTTTGTTCAATTCAATAATAATACTGGAGAGATCAGCGTGGATCAAGATGGTACAGGCAGTCAACAGGGTTACGAGGTCGCTGTCACTTTGGATATGATTCCCACTAACGTGATTATTAACGTCACAGACGATTCCAGTGATGGAAATGTCATTTTGTAG
- a CDS encoding IS630 family transposase (programmed frameshift), producing MGRPLSLDLRLRFKRLILSGMSGREAARRLLISPASGSRLARKVREGQSLIPVRTGRPKGGGKLEPYLSFLRELVNQDGDITLMELCDALFMAEGVRVHHTSVSKALRRLGYTYKKSLVATERGKLHVQNARDEWRHTRQPIMRDLPERLVFLDETSVKTNLTRLRGRAFKGERALDTAPFGRWQNQTFIAGLTHEGLIAPWVLDGAMNGKAFTTYITTQLAPCLHPKTVVILDNLSTHKVPEAARALRQSGCWFLFLPPYSPDLNPIEMAFSKLKAHLRRMKARTFETLIKALGDICDLFTPQECWNYFKAAGYVSV from the exons ATGGGCCGGCCACTTTCACTTGATTTACGCCTTCGCTTTAAAAGGCTCATTTTATCCGGGATGAGCGGGCGTGAAGCAGCACGCCGCCTGCTGATCTCTCCAGCATCAGGATCTCGCTTGGCCCGTAAAGTTCGGGAGGGGCAGAGTTTAATCCCGGTCAGGACAGGGCGCCCAAAGGGAGGCGGAAAATTGGAGCCCTACCTCTCCTTCTTGCGCGAGCTGGTCAATCAAGACGGAGATATCACGTTGATGGAGTTATGTGATGCACTTTTCATGGCTGAGGGAGTGAGGGTTCACCATACTTCCGTCTCCAAGGCTTTGCGCCGTCTTGGCTACACCTAT AAAAAATCGTTGGTGGCAACCGAGCGTGGCAAACTCCATGTACAAAATGCCAGAGATGAATGGCGCCACACCCGTCAGCCTATAATGCGTGATCTGCCTGAGAGACTGGTGTTTCTCGATGAAACCAGTGTTAAAACGAATTTAACCCGGCTGCGAGGCCGAGCCTTTAAAGGGGAACGAGCCCTTGACACAGCGCCGTTTGGACGCTGGCAGAACCAGACCTTTATCGCCGGTTTGACCCACGAGGGACTCATTGCGCCCTGGGTTCTGGACGGGGCCATGAATGGCAAGGCATTCACCACTTATATCACGACACAACTGGCTCCATGCTTGCACCCTAAAACGGTGGTCATTCTGGATAACCTGTCCACACACAAAGTTCCAGAAGCCGCAAGGGCCCTCAGACAAAGCGGGTGTTGGTTCCTTTTTCTGCCGCCCTATTCTCCTGATCTCAATCCTATCGAAATGGCGTTTTCCAAGCTCAAAGCACACCTACGCAGAATGAAAGCCAGAACCTTTGAGACCTTGATAAAGGCTCTGGGTGACATATGCGATCTGTTCACACCCCAAGAGTGTTGGAATTACTTCAAGGCAGCTGGATATGTTTCAGTATAA
- a CDS encoding glycosyltransferase family 4 protein, producing MQTVGYVLEEFPVLSETFVGNEIRAMQSLGHKVVPLILKRASGPAQPEDIKLSQEGAHFIGEAGVRTALPSLKCLSLKSSEAINFVNTQMYLPKFSLLGNSFKIASFASTEKVDHFHAHFSGPASAHAIAAARLSRKTVSFVCHGHDVYEEAYDLPLKLASADFVVSVCNDLSNDLHDIQPAAKVSMIPCGTDPRKFQSVSTSQCNGRLLFIGRLVEQKGVDDILQAFSEMDKFPPIDIVGDGPLRKFLEEKAAVLDPRENTIKFLGVRDSHWLAGNAPNYMALIAPFKKATNGARDTGPLVVKEAMSMELPVITTAFMGMKETVTPETGFLVTPGNPTSLRQGIEDLLKLSKEERKALGRAGRKRVLAHFTLEKSGLKLSSAIQMCQRENTGNL from the coding sequence ATGCAGACAGTTGGCTATGTTTTGGAAGAGTTTCCCGTTCTAAGTGAAACCTTTGTGGGAAATGAAATCCGCGCGATGCAATCCTTAGGGCACAAAGTGGTACCGTTGATCTTGAAGCGGGCAAGCGGCCCAGCGCAACCGGAAGATATTAAACTCTCGCAGGAAGGTGCTCATTTTATAGGGGAGGCTGGGGTGCGAACCGCCTTACCAAGCTTGAAGTGTCTTTCCCTGAAATCAAGCGAGGCCATAAACTTTGTCAACACTCAAATGTATTTGCCAAAGTTTTCCCTTTTAGGAAACTCTTTTAAAATTGCATCCTTCGCTAGTACTGAGAAAGTTGATCATTTCCATGCTCATTTTTCAGGCCCTGCGAGTGCCCATGCCATTGCAGCAGCTCGTCTGAGTAGAAAAACGGTATCATTCGTGTGCCATGGACATGATGTCTATGAAGAGGCCTATGATTTACCACTCAAACTAGCCTCCGCCGACTTTGTCGTATCCGTGTGCAATGACTTAAGTAACGATCTACATGACATTCAACCTGCTGCTAAAGTCAGTATGATACCCTGTGGCACCGACCCCAGAAAGTTTCAAAGCGTATCTACATCGCAATGTAATGGGCGCCTGCTCTTTATTGGTCGTCTTGTTGAGCAGAAGGGCGTGGATGATATCCTACAGGCGTTCTCTGAGATGGATAAATTTCCTCCCATAGATATTGTCGGGGACGGTCCTTTACGTAAGTTTCTTGAAGAAAAAGCGGCGGTTCTTGACCCAAGAGAGAATACTATCAAGTTTTTGGGAGTAAGAGACTCACATTGGTTGGCGGGAAATGCTCCCAATTATATGGCCTTGATTGCTCCATTTAAAAAAGCTACAAATGGGGCCAGAGACACAGGCCCTCTGGTTGTAAAGGAAGCAATGTCTATGGAGCTTCCTGTGATCACTACTGCATTTATGGGGATGAAAGAAACAGTCACCCCCGAAACTGGATTTCTGGTAACTCCCGGGAACCCAACATCCTTACGCCAAGGAATAGAAGATCTTTTGAAGCTGTCTAAAGAAGAACGTAAGGCCCTAGGCAGGGCAGGAAGAAAGCGGGTACTAGCCCATTTTACCCTTGAAAAATCTGGCCTAAAGCTCTCCAGCGCTATACAGATGTGTCAAAGAGAAAACACTGGCAATTTGTGA
- a CDS encoding IS3 family transposase, giving the protein MLLAPIKEVFATSRQTYGPPRIHAELKEAGLAVGRKRVARLMRDNALRDISKPRFKKTTDSSHNNPFAPNLLEQDFTCTGENQKWA; this is encoded by the coding sequence GTGCTTCTGGCCCCTATCAAAGAAGTCTTTGCAACCTCACGCCAAACCTATGGGCCCCCTCGAATTCACGCAGAACTCAAGGAGGCCGGCCTTGCTGTAGGTCGCAAACGCGTTGCCAGATTGATGCGGGACAACGCTTTGCGCGATATAAGTAAACCCCGCTTCAAGAAAACCACCGACAGTTCTCACAACAACCCTTTTGCGCCCAATCTCCTTGAACAGGATTTTACCTGTACAGGCGAAAATCAGAAATGGGCATAG
- a CDS encoding transposase — protein MKRQGQTNYTDEFKQEAVRLVVSSGRKVAEIADELGVPRSTLSRWSRKYRDEDLLSGPHDDVEKELARLRKEVTLLRQERELLKKQQRSSPRKQVFEISIY, from the coding sequence ATGAAGCGACAGGGGCAAACGAATTATACAGATGAGTTCAAACAGGAAGCTGTACGTTTGGTGGTGAGTAGTGGACGAAAGGTTGCAGAAATTGCCGACGAGCTTGGTGTCCCACGCTCTACGTTAAGCCGCTGGAGCCGCAAGTATCGGGATGAGGATCTGCTATCGGGGCCGCATGATGATGTTGAGAAAGAGCTTGCTCGCCTGCGTAAGGAAGTCACGCTTCTTCGTCAGGAAAGGGAGTTACTAAAAAAGCAGCAGCGTTCTTCGCCAAGGAAACAAGTATTTGAAATTTCAATTTATTAG